CAACACTGATACACCCCTGCCAACCGCCTGTTCTTCGAGTGCACAGCAGAGTCACAAGGACATATGAGAGCACTGGGTGATCagatcacagcacagcacctcCAGAGTGGATtttggagggggtggggggtggtcAGTGCCCTGCTTATGGGTGCCTCAACAGTGGTGGTGCTACCCTCCAGCTACCAGCCCACTTAGGACAAATGGCTTCATCACACTGGTGGCTGGAGTCCATCTTGCAGCTCTCTGTCCACTGGCAGGAGTGTGTGGCTGGTTAGCTGTTCCTCTGCTCAGCATCCCTGTGGgccgaggaggaagaggagctctGGCTGTCCTCAGTGTCATCTCCATCTGCaaaggaaagggaagaaaaatTACTATCTACAGGACATGAATATTAATAGGATTAGTGTGTTTCGCATGCATTACCGTGCTTCCTGGGCCCAGTCATTATTATCTTTAATCCACCTTGCAATGTTGGCCTATTGTTTGGCCTATTGAGTcagattgaaatatctcaaaaaatATTAGATAGATTGCAAGGAAGTTTTGAATGACACTGAATGTCTCGAGAAGATGAATTCTAATAATTTTAAGGATCCTCTCAGTTTTCATTTAGTGCCATAATCAGGTGAACCTTTCAATTTGCTCAATACTTTTATGACCAAATCCctgtaaaactaatgacatttgCATTAGCTTTAATTGTATGTTAGTGTTActtagcaaatattagcatgctaatatccTTAACTAAGATATTGAAcataccaataataataataataataataataatgatagttaGCATTTTTATGGCCACTTTCAAGGAACCCAGGGACGATTTACACAcgaagagacaaagaaaataaacatgtagGCTTTCAAGAGTTTTCTCAAAAATTTCAATGGATGCAGCATTGAATGTATATAAGGCAGAAGAGTTCCACAGAGTGGGGGGGTGCTGCCACAGGCTCTGACCCCAAAAGACTGCAAGCTTGGATTGGAGGGTGCTGAACAGATCCATCTTGAATTATGTAAGTGGAAGaaaagactaaattaaaaacTCTCTGTGAAAGAACCGTTGAGCAGAGAGATTTACAATGTTCTGATTTTTAGCTTTGGGTTATGGATGTTATGTTAATCATGTCTGAGTGACATGTTAGCcaacagagggaaagaaagacatGTTGCCCtgaaaagtggaaaacacactttttaaaactcGGCCCAGGCAATGCCTGTTGTGATATCTGCAATGTGAAATGCAAAGCTGCCCAGGGCAGTGCGTCTAACCTGAGAAAACACCTGGTTAAACAGAAAATCTGTCTCAAAGATGATGAGTGCACTGTGTCTGTCTCCTGCGGTAGCAACTGATGTTAGCACACCTGCAGCCAGTGCCACACCCATTCCAGGCTGAACTCTCCATGAAGGACCAAACTTAAATTGAGACATTGACAACTTCATCATCGTCGTGCAATTAATTAACTGGTTGGATAAGTTGTTATTAAGGGTAACTGGGCTTTTTTCACTGTCGTGGatgacattgttttttttaacaacctTAGCTTACAGATCAGTTGGCCTCCACTAGGGGTGGGCGATCAAGCCAAAAAGTAATATCATGATCTATTTAATTACGGTTCATGATCTAAACTGCCgtctgttttctcagttttaaaatgCCCTATCGGTTGTAGCCAGGCTTAAGATAAACCTATGAATTTCTCAATTTGCACcgttaaaatacagtatttcagtCAAGACAGATCTTTTTAACACAAAATTTTCATCTACCATTCTACTAGCTGCAACTCATGGTGCATTATTTAGGGTATGTCACCTAAGGAAGAACCTGGCTGGCTCCATCAGGCTTTGCTTGTTCAAGTAGCAGTGGTTTGCTAGTCAATGATATTAGTttgtttggaaacagaagtacaaaaacattaaatgtcaTGATTTCTATTTTTCCCCTGAAAAGCAGACTGCGACTTCAAGATCGATCACAATCTGAAATCACCAGATCGCACACCTCATGCCTCCAACATTGCTCCTTCCAAAATCACCATTGTGGAAAACAGAGTTATCATGAGGGATGttgagaaaattaaaagaaacagaagataaacaagatcatttttaaattcatatcaGGAACATTATCCTCAGTGTACTGCAGCCTGTAAAGAACGTTGTCAGTGCCTTCTTCTAACTTTACAATAACCCTGAAGAACATGTGACTGTCAGACCACAGTTCAAAGTACACTAAAACACACTAtgactttattttaattaccATCATGATAAATTTGCACTCTCAGATAATATAGTTTGGAATGTTTGTGAAGAACTTTTCTCTTGCTATATACCTTGTACAATATATAAACAATTTATGTAAAAGTGGAACTGACTGAAATAGTCTCATGCAGCAGGTTACCTCCCCCTCCTGCGTTAATGTGCAGCTGGGACAAAGACAGGGTGAGGGGCAGTTCACGTCCCTCTGGGTCTGTGGGACTCTGCAGGATGTCGTGCATTGCGTTCCTGCGTCCCGTCCTGCCAGATGCAATGAAGTCTGCGTACGCTGCCTCAACATCAGACATCGCTCGTGCATCGTCCACACAGCAATACCTGCAAGGAGAGCAGCTGTGGCtttaaacacttaaacacacacctCCTGTGGTTCAGCTTCAGCAATCAGAGTGTGCCAATGAATTAGCTTTATCTTATTCTCTAAACACTGTTTAGTCTACTACAGATATTATTGATGTAATATTCAAGCTGCCTAAAAGTTCATATGCCTATTTTTCAATGACACATGCAAGTCTACAAATGTTAgtgaatatttacatttctatTTACATAATTTTTAACTTCTTCCTCTAGCACTGAATTACTTTCAAGTAACAGTTTTCCTGTTCATTTCCCCCCAGTGTACAGTCTCATGCTACAGCAGGCAGAACGTAATAATTGGGCCCACAAGTCAGGTGTCATGGATAAAACCGTGAGCACCAAGTCAATATTCCCATAAAGACTAACGACAGAATGTGTTGTGTCGTAGTCCCGTTTCAGCACCTGCTCACCTTCTGATAGCTGATGGCTGTATCAGTGTTGTAACCACTAGCTACATTTCTAGGGAGTGACTTCACCGACAAAGCAGCGCCACGGAGCCGACATCACATCAAACGATCCGccgaaacaaacaaaacaaatctcaaaATCAGCGAAACCGACCAGTCTTCAAAAGGTAATAATCCAAAGGCCTTACACTACACACTCCACGATGAGTCAATGCATGAAAATCATTTAGGAATATTAATCACATCAGTGGGATGGTTTCAAAAGTCCCAAGTCTATTCACCATTGCTGTCGCATCTTCCTCCTTCGCGACCAATGAGCAGCCGGCAAACCGTAACTGAGCGCTGATTGGACAGGAGACACAAAAGGATGCAAGGAGAAAGCTCTGAGAGGCGCAGAGGCTCGTGCTGCATTCGGGATCACCTTGGAAATCTCACATAAACGACTGAAATAATGATGTTGGTTACTTGGCTGTTTAACATcggttaaaaaagaaatgtacatCAGTGGTAACAGTAGGGTGCTTTTGTAGATTAATGCAGACTTACAAGGTTTTAGTTAAAGTAAATGGAGAGGAAAAGCCCACATTAAGCAGatcattgtgtttatttatgtaagtCAAACACATTTGAGTATGTTCAGTTTGTCTTACAGTGGAGAccaaaaatgaagtcaaatgtaactgaaaaaCATTGGTAGGAGGACAATTTGAAAAGATAAAGCATGAATGTAAGAACattagaaatataaataaaatggaatgaGATCTAGtagaataatttggacaaatataataatacaaacaaCATGATCTTGGATCTACAGTTCCCACACCACTTGGACTCCGAGTCCAAGTGGTGTGTATAAAGGAGTTTTATTCCTTTAtacacatgtttttatttttgtcacagctATTGTACAACCTATGGGATTATGTGAGGCAGTGGATAGTAAGCCATCTAGAGCACAGCTTATATTGGGAATAGAGTTAGATAAATGGGTATTTTCTTAAGTAAATTCATTCATGTTCGCTAGTATCTCCTGATAACTATCCATTCTAAGCCTTATGATACAATATAATTGTAACAATATAATTATGCAAGATACTTATTCATACCACAGGATGgcagtgctgtcagtgtgaaTAAAATACAGCTACCTGTGCTACATAATAACCACCTCtaatctggaaaaaaacaaaacaacaaaaaaagataagataagtgAATGAACTTCTATTGTTATTACACTGATTTTCCTAATAGTTCCATATTGTAAAGAGAAAGTGTGGATGACTTAAATGTCTTTctcatgaaagaaaaataacagtgcAATATATAGGAAACACTATCGGTGTTGACCTTCAAACAGTCATGACTCCAGCTCAAACAGTGGCCGGTAGAAGCACATCTGACCGTGTTGCTGTGGAAACATCTTCTCCTCTTGAGGTGGAGGGTTTCAAGAGGACAGACTTGGGAAGTTTTGAAAAGGAATGTGATTAGTGGTAGAGAGCTGAGATTAGCTCACTCCCACCAGGTTCAGAAGCTGTGCAGTGCTACTTTACCTTCAGATCTGTGCTACTGACAGGAGCCACAGAGGCACAGCTGTGGATGTCTGTACTGCTGCACCTCTCTGTAATCTtgtcctttatttttttccagttgcACCTTGTCTCTCTGTAATTGATGCCTCCACAATAGGCCACTCCACACAATCAGCCAACAGGCCATGATTACTGGTCCATAACACCGGCA
This portion of the Scatophagus argus isolate fScaArg1 chromosome 13, fScaArg1.pri, whole genome shotgun sequence genome encodes:
- the LOC124070030 gene encoding cAMP-dependent protein kinase inhibitor alpha-like isoform X2, coding for MRQQWYCCVDDARAMSDVEAAYADFIASGRTGRRNAMHDILQSPTDPEGRELPLTLSLSQLHINAGGGDGDDTEDSQSSSSSSAHRDAEQRNS
- the LOC124070030 gene encoding uncharacterized protein LOC124070030 isoform X1 translates to MRQQWYCCVDDARAMSDVEAAYADFIASGRTGRRNAMHDILQSPTDPEGRELPLTLSLSQLHINAGGGGNLLHETISMEMTLRTARAPLPPRPTGMLSRGTANQPHTPASGQRAARWTPATSVMKPFVLSGLVAGG